The DNA window CTCCCCCTTCCATTCGAGCAGCTACAGTAATTTCTCGAATTAATTTGGTAAAAATTTTTCCTCGTTTCACATCCTGAGCACCTTTACGGTGTTGAATATTTGCCCACTTACTATGTCCAGCCATATTACAATCTTATTTTTATCTGTTCTCTATATCTATTAACTAAATAAATAATTTGAATTTCTAACTATCGATTATAGGTGTAAGCCATTCTGAATGGAAATCTCTTCGACCATAAACTTGATCAAAGTATAAAGTTTGTAATCGTTGGGTGATAGGTCCTCTAGAACCTAACCCAATAGATCTACCATCTAACTCCCTAATAGGGGTAATTTCTGCTGCAGTTCCAGTAAAGAATGCTTCATCAGCTACATAAACTTCATCTCGAGTAATCCGCTTTTCTCGAATAGAAATACCTAATTCTTGAGCTAGATGAAAAACTGTGTCTCGAGTAATACCATCTAATGCAGAAGTTAAATCAGGGGTATAAATGATATTGTCACGAATGATAAATATATTTTCACCACTACCTTCAGCCACGTATCCATCCGTATCTAATAGTAGTGCTTCATCACAACCTACTGAAAGAGCTTCTTGCAAGGCAAGCATGGAGTTTAAATAATTTCCATTAGCTTTAGCCTTACACATCATACTATTTACATAGTGACGAGCATAAGAGGAAGTTTTTACCTTAATTCCTTTTTCCATATTCTCAGCTCCTAAATAGGAGCCCCAAGACCATGCAGCAATCACTACATGAACTTTCAAGTTATCAGCTCGCAATCCCATGCCTTCAGAACCATAAAAGCACATAGGACGGATATAAGCTGTATCTAGATGATTTTTCTCTACTACTAAGCATTGGGCTTTATTAAGAGTTTCTTTATCGTAAGGGATAGGTATATTTAAAATATGTGCAGAACGAAATAGACGATCCGTATGGTCTTTTAAACGAAATATTGCAGTTCCTAACTGGGTTTGATAAGCACGTACTCCTTCAAAAACCCCCATACCATAGTGTAAAGTATGGGTGAGTACATGAACCTTAGCCTCTCGCCAAGGTACTAGATTACCATCTAACCAGATGACACCATCTCTGTCATCCATAGTATTCATTAATTTATTCTCCCTTTAATTATTTACCATTTATTCTACTCTAGAAATACCTACGCTGTGAGTAACTTGACCCACAATGCTTGAATCTCACTACGCTCTCTGTCAAAGTATTTACATTCAATTAACTCATCTTGTTCTTGAAGGCTAAGACGGTTCGCTGCTGCACGGTAAGCACGATAAGAGTCTGTAAGTTTCTGACTGTCTTCTAAAGAAATTAATCCTATTTGAGCAAGTTCTTCAATGATACGGATATTATCTGGATATTTAAGCAAACTTGGGTGTTTATGAGACCAAGCAAGTACCCCATATTGTGCAATAAACTCTATATCAGCAATCCCTCCTCTACCTTGCTTTAGATCAAATAGATCTGGTTGACTCCGATCTAACTCGCTATGCATTTTGCTACGCATGCTACATATCTCAGTTTGTAATTCTTTTGGATTCCGCTGACGTGAAAGAATGTTATTTCGTAGTGTTGCAAAGCTAGTAGCAAGCTGTTTATCTCCAGCAATAAATCGTGCTCGAACTAAAGCTTGATGTTCCCAAATCCATGCTTGATTGTATTGATAATCTTTATAAAATTCAAAACTATTTACTAAGAGTCCAGAAGTACCCCCAGGCCGAAGACGCATATCAATATCATATAACTTCCCCAAGGGAGTTAAAGTTTGTAGTATCTGGATGAGGTGCTGGCCTAAACGACTATAAAAAACAGTAGGATGTATTGTTTTCTGCTCTCTATTTATTGATTCATCAGTAAATACATCATAGAGAAAAACTAAATCTAGATCAGAGCCATATCCAAGCTCATAGCCTCCTAATTTTCCATAACCAACTACAATAAAGCCACAGTGTTCCACTGTGCCACTCTTAGCAATATTACAAGGATACCCATATTGATTTATTAAATACTGCCAGCTTAGTTCTAAGGATTTTTTTATAATAACTTCAGCAAGATAAGTCAAATAATCTCCAATCCGCATAAGTGGTAAAGCCCCAGTAATATCAGCTACTGCTGCTCTTAGAGTTTCCCGATGACGAAAATGACGCAGCACATCCATTTTTTGATCTAAATCGCTTGGGGTAGTGGATAGTAATTGCTCTAGATTTTCAGTCAGCTGATGAAATTTAGGAACCTGATAGAGAGTATTTGGGTTTAATAATTCAGCTAATAACACAGGGTAGTGCGTAAGTTGGCGGGCAATAAATGGACTAGCTATGCATAAATTAGCCAGTTGGGATATAACCTTAGGGTATTTTAACAATAGATCAAAATATATGGGTTGTTTTGCAATAGCCTCTAATAAAATCACTAACCGTTGTAGACCCTGTTCTGGTTTTTCAATATGATTGATTATCTCTAATAAGAGAGGAATTAATTGTTTTAATTGTATTTGTCTTCTCTTACTAAGTGCTCGAATTGCCCAAGATTGTTCTAGTTGCTCTAACATTTCTACTATTTTTTTAGGATATGAATAATCTACTGGATTATTTAAGACGATACCTATAGATTCATTGGTATAGTGTGTAGATTGATCTTGCTTTAATAGTTCCTTCTTATCTGGATGGGTTTTATAATGTATATAGCTAGATGTGGTAAATAATTCCTCAAAATATTTTTGAATCTTATTCCGGTGGTGATTAAGTTCAATTGAAAAACTTTCCCAATCTTCATACCCCATCGCAAAACTTAAACGTATTTGATTCTCTAAAGTAGCAGGAAGTGTGTGGGTTTGTTCATCTCGGTAGGCTTGAATACAGTTTTCAACTTGGCGTAAAAATATATAGGCAGCTCGTAATTCATTACCTATATAACTAGGAAGATAGTTTTTTTTAATCAAGTAATTCAGGATAGAAAAAATATTTTGTTCCTGTAGATTAGGATCTTCTCCTCCATAAATTAGCTGGAAGGACTGAACAATAAATTCAATCTCACGGATTCCACCCAACCCTAGCTTAATATTAGATTCATCTTTTTTTTGCTGCAATTCTTTGTTAATTAAGGATTTCATATCCTTTAAAGAGAGAATTATATTGGATTCTAGGTATTGGTGATAAGTAAATTTATGTAAAATCTTTATTAGATGATCTTTTGCATATTGTTCGCCTACCACCGCTCTCATCTTCACCATAGCATAACGTTCCCAATCCCGACCCTGATATTGATAGTAGTTTTCTATTGCATCGAAGCTAGATACTAAAGGACCTGAGTCCCCATCAGGTCGTAAGCGAGTATCTACTCGAAATACAAATCCTTCAGGTGTTAAATAAGAAAGAACACGAATTAAAGATCGGGCTAATCGAGTGAAATATTCCTCATTACTTATATTCTTTTTTTCACCTTGTGTTTCCCCTTCTTCGGGATAAACAAAAATAAGATCAATATCTGAGGATAGATTTAACTCCCCTCCTCCTAGTTTACCCATAGCCAGTACTATCATCTTTTGAGAGTTATTAGAGAAACCACCATAGGGAATACCTACCTGCTGAGTTTGCCAATAATGTAAGTAGGTTAAAGCACTGTTTAAACAGGCTTCAGCAAGTTTTGAGAGATCAATGAATATTTCTTCAATTTCTGCCCAATGGGTAAGATCGCGCCAAATAATCCGTACCATTTCTCGGCGACGAAAATGCCGTAATATAGCCATTAATTCTGATTCATGGCTACCATCTGATAACAGTTGTTCTAACATATTGGGATATGTATTTACTTCATAAGATCGGAATAGATCCCCACTATCTTGTAAATCAGATAACAGGCTAGGTTGATGAGCACAGCTCATTGCTACGTAATCACTAATTGCCCATACAAAGCAAAGAGTTTTTTCAATACGCTTATCAAAATCTAAACTTGTACTACCCAAGGTTCGTTGGAAACAAGAAAGATGATATTGAACCCTCCCTTGAAGAGCAGAGGGTAATTTATCAATGTATTTTCGCCAAACTATCATATTTCGCTATAGAAAATTTAGACTTTCTTTATAAATTAAGGTGGTAGGATAAAGTATTAAGAGGAATTTATATCTCTATTAAGGAGCATTCATACATGGTTGAAGCAGTAACTAATACAATTCATGAGTCCTTGCCCAAGGATAATAAAACAGATACGAATAAGGAAAATAATACCTTTACTTTACCTATCCAAGGCATGACTTGTGCCAGTTGTGCAACTCGCTTAGAACGAGTACTCAATAAAGCACCCAGTATAGTAAGTGCACAAGTTAATTTAGCTTCAGAACAAGCGCGACTTACTTTTGATCCTAAATCTATCTCTAAAGAAGAAATTTACCACACAATTACCCAAGCAGGTTTTTCTGTACCTACAGAAAATTTAGAATTTCAGGTGGGCGGTATGACTTGTACTGCTTGCACTGTACGCTTGGAAAAAGTATTAGAGCAACTGCCTGAAGTCCATGGAGTGACTGTAAATCTAGCTACTGAACGGGTAGTGGTTAAAATTGCAGAAGGAACTTTAAATAATACCCAGATTGT is part of the Candidatus Nitrosacidococcus sp. I8 genome and encodes:
- a CDS encoding branched-chain amino acid transaminase; this translates as MNTMDDRDGVIWLDGNLVPWREAKVHVLTHTLHYGMGVFEGVRAYQTQLGTAIFRLKDHTDRLFRSAHILNIPIPYDKETLNKAQCLVVEKNHLDTAYIRPMCFYGSEGMGLRADNLKVHVVIAAWSWGSYLGAENMEKGIKVKTSSYARHYVNSMMCKAKANGNYLNSMLALQEALSVGCDEALLLDTDGYVAEGSGENIFIIRDNIIYTPDLTSALDGITRDTVFHLAQELGISIREKRITRDEVYVADEAFFTGTAAEITPIRELDGRSIGLGSRGPITQRLQTLYFDQVYGRRDFHSEWLTPIIDS
- the glnE gene encoding bifunctional [glutamate--ammonia ligase]-adenylyl-L-tyrosine phosphorylase/[glutamate--ammonia-ligase] adenylyltransferase; this encodes MVWRKYIDKLPSALQGRVQYHLSCFQRTLGSTSLDFDKRIEKTLCFVWAISDYVAMSCAHQPSLLSDLQDSGDLFRSYEVNTYPNMLEQLLSDGSHESELMAILRHFRRREMVRIIWRDLTHWAEIEEIFIDLSKLAEACLNSALTYLHYWQTQQVGIPYGGFSNNSQKMIVLAMGKLGGGELNLSSDIDLIFVYPEEGETQGEKKNISNEEYFTRLARSLIRVLSYLTPEGFVFRVDTRLRPDGDSGPLVSSFDAIENYYQYQGRDWERYAMVKMRAVVGEQYAKDHLIKILHKFTYHQYLESNIILSLKDMKSLINKELQQKKDESNIKLGLGGIREIEFIVQSFQLIYGGEDPNLQEQNIFSILNYLIKKNYLPSYIGNELRAAYIFLRQVENCIQAYRDEQTHTLPATLENQIRLSFAMGYEDWESFSIELNHHRNKIQKYFEELFTTSSYIHYKTHPDKKELLKQDQSTHYTNESIGIVLNNPVDYSYPKKIVEMLEQLEQSWAIRALSKRRQIQLKQLIPLLLEIINHIEKPEQGLQRLVILLEAIAKQPIYFDLLLKYPKVISQLANLCIASPFIARQLTHYPVLLAELLNPNTLYQVPKFHQLTENLEQLLSTTPSDLDQKMDVLRHFRHRETLRAAVADITGALPLMRIGDYLTYLAEVIIKKSLELSWQYLINQYGYPCNIAKSGTVEHCGFIVVGYGKLGGYELGYGSDLDLVFLYDVFTDESINREQKTIHPTVFYSRLGQHLIQILQTLTPLGKLYDIDMRLRPGGTSGLLVNSFEFYKDYQYNQAWIWEHQALVRARFIAGDKQLATSFATLRNNILSRQRNPKELQTEICSMRSKMHSELDRSQPDLFDLKQGRGGIADIEFIAQYGVLAWSHKHPSLLKYPDNIRIIEELAQIGLISLEDSQKLTDSYRAYRAAANRLSLQEQDELIECKYFDRERSEIQALWVKLLTA